The Clostridiaceae bacterium HFYG-1003 genome includes a window with the following:
- a CDS encoding PD-(D/E)XK nuclease family protein — MKKNLMKNNLFTYATSELSQDAFICWLMSFAHEEYLSVDPHLTDCARELLAIMIGSEEAFVITKISRQYKNIDVLLDVSHKYRIIVEDKTFTSQHGGQIKKYKEELEAESDNYKIICVYYKIMEQAFPEKDVVNITRQDLLELFGKYKEKTKNHIFQDYYEYLRAIDCQVKRYATDPIEKWTDGNDHAYKGFFSHLIQDGVIDIRRTYDWSYVANPSGGFRALWWYFLSNDELNGCNLLKEYVEDLYLQIEDQVIAVKLSGKRERSTQVRWSLFDYIKGKVPGFQKKTFRPGNSMTVGYVEYNETDYREKIAMMQGMMESIVRREYWFNPE, encoded by the coding sequence TTGAAGAAAAACTTAATGAAGAACAATCTGTTCACGTACGCAACCAGTGAACTGTCCCAGGATGCGTTCATCTGCTGGCTGATGAGTTTCGCTCACGAGGAGTATCTGAGCGTAGATCCTCATCTGACAGACTGTGCCAGGGAACTGCTTGCAATAATGATCGGCAGCGAGGAAGCGTTTGTCATTACTAAAATCTCAAGACAGTATAAGAATATTGATGTCCTGCTTGATGTGAGTCACAAGTACCGGATCATTGTGGAAGATAAAACTTTTACCAGTCAGCATGGGGGACAGATCAAAAAATATAAAGAGGAGCTGGAAGCGGAAAGTGACAATTATAAAATAATATGTGTTTATTACAAAATTATGGAACAGGCGTTTCCTGAGAAGGATGTCGTCAACATTACCCGGCAGGATCTGCTGGAACTATTCGGAAAATATAAAGAGAAAACGAAAAACCACATTTTTCAGGATTACTATGAGTATCTCCGTGCCATCGACTGCCAGGTGAAGCGATATGCGACGGATCCCATTGAAAAGTGGACGGATGGCAACGATCATGCATACAAAGGATTCTTTTCGCACCTGATTCAAGACGGAGTAATTGATATCCGGCGGACGTATGATTGGAGTTATGTTGCAAATCCATCCGGCGGATTCCGGGCTTTATGGTGGTACTTTTTAAGCAATGACGAATTGAATGGATGCAACTTACTGAAGGAATATGTCGAAGATCTATACCTGCAGATTGAAGACCAGGTGATTGCCGTCAAACTGAGCGGCAAGAGGGAACGCTCCACACAGGTTCGATGGAGCTTATTTGACTACATCAAGGGTAAGGTGCCAGGCTTTCAGAAAAAGACATTTCGTCCGGGAAATTCGATGACCGTCGGATATGTTGAATATAACGAAACAGACTATCGTGAAAAGATCGCGATGATGCAGGGGATGATGGAATCGATTGTGAGGAGGGAATATTGGTTCAATCCGGAATAA